A stretch of the Cloacibacillus sp. genome encodes the following:
- a CDS encoding GNAT family N-acetyltransferase codes for MLIKKILPAERELALALAMDVFIQYEAHDYPKEGIETFRRFLADREKIEALEMYGSYEGDELTGMIAMGNEGEHVTLFFVEGRHQRRGVGRKLFEAALGESSSETITVNSSAFAVGIYKRLGFTAVTEEQTNNGMRYTPMIYKK; via the coding sequence ATGCTTATAAAAAAGATTCTCCCCGCGGAAAGGGAGCTGGCGCTGGCGCTCGCGATGGATGTCTTTATACAGTACGAGGCACACGATTACCCGAAAGAGGGCATAGAGACATTCCGGCGTTTTCTGGCGGACAGAGAAAAGATAGAGGCCCTCGAAATGTACGGCTCGTATGAGGGAGACGAACTCACCGGCATGATCGCCATGGGCAATGAGGGAGAACATGTCACGCTGTTCTTCGTCGAGGGAAGGCACCAGCGGCGCGGCGTCGGCAGAAAACTCTTCGAGGCGGCCCTCGGCGAGAGCTCGTCGGAGACGATCACCGTAAATTCTTCAGCCTTTGCCGTCGGCATTTATAAGAGGCTCGGATTTACCGCCGTGACGGAAGAACAGACGAACAATGGTATGAGATACACACCGATGATATACAAAAAATAA
- the glsA gene encoding glutaminase A, which translates to MKKQDNLLKEQLLNDIGNISRVMSADGRVADYIPELSFMSPELFSLSCQPIDGQMIETGDSGQFFTMQSISKILALAFAIENFGRDNVFRHVGMEASADSFNSLMRIEMTSSKPSNPFMNAGAIAVCSLIYKAYKDESACRLIAFMKSITGRENGFDERVFASEKRSADRNRALAFFMKSMGLLHGDVEAILDLYFTLCSLRCTSGDLAKIGAMIASGGISIHSGEKILTRETVFTVLGLMSACGLYNESGEFAVRVGLPGKSGVSGSILVSVPGRMGIGVFSPALDAKGNSVAGIKALELLSEKLNLRGFGE; encoded by the coding sequence ATGAAAAAACAAGATAATTTATTAAAAGAGCAGCTTCTAAACGACATTGGAAATATCTCCCGCGTCATGTCTGCAGACGGAAGAGTCGCGGATTATATACCGGAGCTGTCTTTCATGTCTCCGGAGCTTTTTTCGCTCAGCTGTCAGCCCATTGACGGCCAAATGATAGAGACGGGCGACAGCGGGCAGTTTTTTACCATGCAGTCTATCTCCAAGATCCTTGCCTTAGCCTTCGCGATAGAGAACTTCGGCAGGGACAACGTATTTCGTCATGTCGGCATGGAGGCGAGCGCCGACTCATTCAACTCGCTCATGCGTATTGAGATGACCTCTTCCAAACCGTCAAATCCCTTCATGAACGCGGGAGCGATCGCGGTATGCTCGCTCATCTACAAGGCATATAAAGATGAGTCCGCCTGCAGGCTCATCGCATTTATGAAGAGTATCACCGGCAGGGAAAACGGCTTCGACGAACGGGTCTTCGCCTCGGAAAAACGGAGCGCAGACCGGAACAGGGCGCTGGCCTTTTTTATGAAGAGCATGGGGCTGCTGCACGGCGACGTCGAGGCGATCCTTGACCTTTACTTCACACTATGCAGTCTGCGCTGCACAAGCGGCGACCTGGCGAAGATCGGCGCGATGATCGCCTCCGGCGGAATATCAATCCACTCGGGAGAAAAGATCCTTACAAGGGAAACCGTCTTCACGGTGCTCGGACTTATGAGCGCCTGCGGGCTATACAACGAGTCTGGGGAGTTTGCGGTGCGCGTCGGCCTGCCCGGCAAGAGCGGCGTCTCCGGCAGCATTCTCGTCTCCGTTCCCGGACGTATGGGGATCGGGGTCTTCTCCCCCGCCCTCGACGCGAAGGGCAACTCCGTCGCGGGGATAAAGGCGCTGGAGCTGCTCTCCGAAAAGCTGAATCTGCGCGGCTTCGGCGAATAG
- a CDS encoding AMP-binding protein — translation MIYVDDTTIRQWLEKRAKDEADKVFCIYEDVPITYGEIEEKVNRLANGFLNLGFRRGDRIAIMIPNHPDFFFMVFACAKVGLTYIPLNTNLKGANLDLLLQLSDPRALLVDESFADIMAESLGRVGLNNIEFIFTRGNADFSETGIAHQLPFSSVGADAEATPPIVPGAGPEDVLAISYTSGTTGVPKGVLLTDRMLRTCAKGAAIANEAGPGEVMLMWESFCHIGGVQMICVCLMYLSVMALLPRFSASRFWDQARHYKATRVHYLGSVLPILLKQPPRADDKNHSVKIAWGAGAARQVWKEFEDRFGVQIHEAYGMTECSSLTTVCLDGKIGSIGKPLPYFEVRIMGDDGKVVPTGELGEIQVRGKQPGLILKGYFRNPEATSKCLLPDGWFATGDLAYMDEEGYIFFKGRSKDSLRINGENVSAWEVERVINEYPDIEECAVIGVPGELGGDDMKVFIKCVSGRNRPNPADIAKWCEPRMAKYQIPRYYTFIDSFEKTESQRTKKNGLSRSIDDSWDRYAK, via the coding sequence ATGATTTATGTCGATGATACAACAATAAGACAATGGCTTGAGAAACGAGCGAAAGATGAAGCGGATAAGGTTTTCTGCATTTATGAGGACGTACCTATCACGTATGGTGAAATAGAGGAAAAAGTTAACCGGCTTGCAAATGGTTTTCTCAATCTTGGTTTCCGGCGCGGAGATCGTATCGCTATAATGATCCCCAATCACCCGGACTTTTTCTTTATGGTATTTGCCTGCGCAAAAGTTGGTTTGACATATATTCCCCTCAATACCAACCTCAAAGGTGCCAACCTCGACCTGCTGCTGCAGCTTTCAGACCCTCGTGCTCTGCTCGTTGACGAAAGTTTTGCGGATATTATGGCGGAGAGTTTGGGCCGAGTCGGTTTGAATAATATTGAGTTTATCTTCACGCGCGGCAATGCCGATTTCTCTGAAACTGGTATTGCTCACCAACTACCTTTTTCTTCGGTAGGTGCGGATGCTGAAGCTACTCCTCCTATCGTTCCAGGCGCAGGACCTGAAGATGTACTGGCGATCTCCTATACATCAGGAACCACTGGTGTACCTAAGGGAGTCTTATTGACAGATAGAATGTTGCGCACGTGTGCTAAAGGCGCGGCGATTGCCAATGAGGCTGGTCCTGGTGAAGTAATGCTGATGTGGGAGTCATTCTGCCATATTGGCGGCGTGCAGATGATATGTGTATGCTTGATGTATCTTTCCGTTATGGCTTTGCTTCCTCGTTTCAGTGCGTCGCGTTTCTGGGATCAGGCCCGACATTACAAAGCGACTCGTGTGCACTATCTGGGAAGTGTATTGCCGATCTTATTAAAACAGCCGCCAAGAGCCGATGATAAAAATCACTCGGTAAAAATCGCCTGGGGGGCAGGTGCTGCCCGTCAAGTTTGGAAAGAGTTTGAGGATCGTTTTGGTGTGCAGATTCATGAGGCATATGGCATGACCGAATGTTCCAGCCTGACGACGGTCTGTCTTGATGGCAAAATTGGTTCTATCGGTAAACCACTGCCTTACTTTGAGGTACGCATCATGGGAGATGACGGCAAAGTCGTGCCGACAGGAGAACTTGGTGAGATTCAGGTTAGAGGTAAACAGCCAGGGCTCATTCTCAAAGGATACTTCCGAAATCCGGAAGCGACAAGTAAATGCCTGCTTCCCGATGGTTGGTTCGCCACTGGTGATTTAGCTTACATGGACGAGGAGGGGTATATCTTTTTTAAGGGTAGGTCAAAAGATAGCCTTCGCATTAACGGAGAAAATGTTTCGGCCTGGGAAGTGGAGCGGGTCATCAATGAATATCCAGATATTGAGGAATGCGCCGTTATAGGCGTTCCCGGTGAATTGGGCGGGGATGATATGAAGGTATTCATAAAGTGTGTTTCTGGCAGGAACAGACCGAATCCCGCCGACATTGCCAAATGGTGTGAACCACGGATGGCTAAATATCAAATCCCACGTTATTACACGTTTATAGATTCGTTCGAAAAAACAGAAAGCCAACGAACAAAGAAAAATGGACTTTCACGCTCTATTGACGATAGTTGGGACCGATATGCAAAGTAA
- a CDS encoding enoyl-CoA hydratase/isomerase family protein, translating to MSSVIIYEKRDKVAYITINRPEVYNALNNETKHELFLAIKDYSKDDSLRCAVLTGAGKNAFCAGQDFNESHDIKPDKAKEWIDSFLPFYDEVRGLEKPIVCVVNGACAGSGFQLPLLCDIRIATPNARFGMTEIDAGFPTITGSSLLWTNLGKSLTVDLSLTGRLMSAEEALHHGLISKIIPWEKLDEEVAAYCEMLCSKPPTAIRTMKKWFNMIEEPQYRASFYYAAEAHFRGYASGEPKIWQERFMAKHKARKEAESKD from the coding sequence ATGAGTTCTGTAATTATCTATGAGAAGAGGGACAAAGTTGCCTATATCACAATTAATCGTCCTGAAGTGTATAATGCCCTCAATAACGAAACGAAGCATGAACTATTCCTGGCGATTAAGGATTATTCCAAAGACGATTCCTTGCGCTGCGCGGTATTGACAGGCGCAGGCAAAAATGCCTTTTGCGCTGGCCAAGACTTCAACGAAAGCCACGATATCAAGCCTGACAAAGCTAAGGAATGGATTGACTCATTCCTGCCATTCTATGATGAAGTCAGAGGGCTTGAGAAACCGATAGTTTGTGTGGTTAACGGCGCGTGTGCCGGCTCAGGTTTCCAGCTTCCTTTGCTTTGCGACATTCGCATTGCGACGCCCAATGCGCGTTTTGGTATGACGGAGATCGACGCAGGATTCCCCACAATCACTGGCAGCAGTCTCCTGTGGACAAACCTTGGAAAGAGCCTTACTGTAGATCTGTCTTTGACCGGACGTCTGATGAGTGCAGAGGAAGCTCTGCATCATGGTTTGATCTCAAAGATCATTCCTTGGGAAAAACTGGACGAAGAGGTTGCGGCGTATTGTGAAATGCTTTGCTCTAAGCCGCCGACGGCGATTCGCACGATGAAGAAGTGGTTCAATATGATTGAAGAGCCGCAGTATCGCGCCAGCTTCTATTACGCGGCGGAGGCTCATTTCCGTGGCTATGCATCGGGTGAACCTAAGATTTGGCAGGAACGCTTTATGGCTAAGCATAAGGCAAGAAAAGAGGCAGAGAGTAAAGATTGA
- a CDS encoding CoA transferase, which produces MGKPLDGILVVDFTIYFAGPSAGKILADWGANVIKVEPLEGEPGRYSGAVMGLRADDGSNPYWELLNGGKRTISINMKSTDGQKIMDRLLARANIFISNCRLQALSRLGLEYETMSVKHPHIIWGHICGYGHNGDESGKPGFDAAAFWSRSGALLDVADKDGNPLTNPFAMGDIATGCSLAGGVAACLYKQAMSGRGEKVVTSLYATGIWHSACLVQSTWHGDEWPKSRRQPFSPLCNSFRCKDGRWLYMSIMEYKRYFSVLCRVVGRPELIVDPRFNNEPALREHCAVFTKILDEAFMEKDYEEWDRLLIEADIVHDRIGHFKDVASDLQALANNYVYFTHDREGTDELIPATPVQFGEWNMEHKNAPLMGENTDEIMTELGYCQEDIEHFKKGGTIS; this is translated from the coding sequence ATGGGTAAACCTTTGGATGGTATATTGGTAGTAGATTTTACGATATATTTCGCCGGCCCGTCTGCCGGAAAAATTTTAGCAGACTGGGGGGCAAATGTCATAAAGGTTGAGCCGTTAGAGGGAGAACCTGGGCGTTATTCAGGTGCGGTTATGGGGTTGAGGGCGGACGATGGTTCCAACCCATATTGGGAGCTGTTAAACGGGGGAAAACGCACGATATCAATAAATATGAAGAGCACTGATGGACAAAAAATAATGGACCGCCTACTGGCGCGGGCTAATATTTTTATTTCTAACTGCCGGCTGCAGGCGTTATCTCGTCTAGGATTGGAATATGAAACAATGTCGGTCAAGCATCCTCACATTATCTGGGGTCACATATGCGGATATGGGCATAACGGAGACGAGTCTGGGAAACCGGGATTTGACGCTGCCGCATTTTGGTCTCGTTCTGGAGCGCTTTTGGATGTGGCGGATAAAGACGGCAATCCGCTGACTAATCCGTTTGCAATGGGGGATATAGCTACCGGTTGTTCACTTGCGGGAGGTGTTGCCGCCTGCCTTTATAAACAAGCGATGTCTGGACGGGGAGAAAAGGTGGTAACGTCGCTTTATGCGACAGGTATTTGGCATTCAGCATGTTTAGTCCAGTCAACATGGCATGGCGATGAATGGCCGAAAAGCCGCAGGCAGCCATTTAGCCCTCTGTGCAACTCATTCCGCTGTAAAGACGGCAGGTGGCTGTATATGTCTATTATGGAATATAAGCGTTACTTTAGTGTTCTTTGCCGTGTCGTTGGCAGGCCAGAGTTAATCGTTGATCCACGTTTTAACAATGAGCCGGCGCTGCGCGAACATTGTGCTGTTTTTACGAAAATACTGGATGAGGCTTTTATGGAAAAAGATTATGAGGAATGGGATCGTTTATTGATAGAGGCGGACATCGTACATGATCGTATCGGTCATTTCAAAGATGTGGCAAGTGATCTGCAGGCGTTAGCGAACAATTATGTCTACTTTACACATGACAGGGAAGGTACGGATGAATTGATCCCCGCAACCCCTGTGCAATTTGGCGAGTGGAACATGGAGCATAAGAACGCTCCACTGATGGGCGAAAATACAGATGAAATAATGACAGAACTAGGCTATTGCCAGGAGGATATTGAGCATTTTAAAAAAGGCGGTACTATTAGTTAG
- a CDS encoding LysR family transcriptional regulator translates to MDINKLQVFLKVIEHNNLTKAAESLGYTQSGITHIINGIEKEVGFRLLKRCHSGVSLTPDGEQLIQFFTDLVDINHQMNHKIMQIKGLTRGSIRIGSYTSVTLFYLPEILKEFLKQHPNIDISLMKGNCSDMEKCLDEGTIDVAFLSQQDYHSYDFIELLQDPIYAAMSPENQLAEYDPLPIKMLNNAPILHFVAPTGRDLDVEKILAQITPRVVYTTNFDYSLISMARQNLGVCLVPGLIAENEKDGVVLRELSPHCYRTLGMAVPLLSDASPATKSFIECAEMVVKKQKTKQVQTDK, encoded by the coding sequence ATGGATATCAATAAGCTGCAGGTATTTTTAAAAGTTATAGAACATAATAACCTAACGAAAGCTGCGGAATCCTTAGGTTATACTCAATCAGGAATAACTCACATTATAAACGGGATAGAAAAAGAGGTTGGCTTCCGTCTGCTAAAACGTTGTCATTCGGGCGTCTCCTTGACACCCGATGGAGAACAGCTGATACAATTTTTTACTGATTTAGTAGATATTAATCATCAAATGAATCACAAAATAATGCAGATTAAGGGTTTGACGCGGGGCAGTATCCGTATAGGCAGTTATACAAGCGTAACTTTATTTTATCTGCCGGAGATTTTAAAAGAATTTCTCAAACAGCACCCGAATATCGACATCTCGCTAATGAAAGGCAATTGCAGCGATATGGAAAAATGTCTTGACGAAGGCACTATTGACGTCGCGTTTTTAAGTCAGCAGGATTACCATAGCTATGATTTTATTGAACTGCTGCAAGATCCTATTTATGCTGCAATGTCGCCGGAAAACCAGTTGGCTGAGTACGATCCACTGCCGATTAAAATGCTTAACAATGCTCCAATACTACATTTTGTCGCACCCACGGGCCGAGATTTAGATGTGGAAAAAATTCTAGCCCAGATAACCCCAAGGGTTGTCTATACCACCAATTTTGATTATTCGCTGATAAGCATGGCGCGGCAAAACTTGGGGGTTTGCTTGGTACCTGGACTAATTGCCGAAAACGAAAAGGACGGAGTAGTTTTAAGGGAGCTATCACCTCATTGTTACCGCACATTGGGAATGGCTGTACCTTTGTTGTCAGATGCGTCCCCTGCCACAAAATCCTTTATAGAATGTGCTGAAATGGTTGTGAAAAAACAAAAGACAAAACAGGTACAGACTGACAAATAA